In Panthera tigris isolate Pti1 chromosome C1, P.tigris_Pti1_mat1.1, whole genome shotgun sequence, the following proteins share a genomic window:
- the HEYL gene encoding hairy/enhancer-of-split related with YRPW motif-like protein: MKRPREPSGSDSESDGPIDVGREGELSQMARPLSTPSPSQMQARKKRRGIIEKRRRDRINSSLSELRRLVPTAFEKQGSSKLEKAEVLQMTVDHLKMLHATGGTGFFDARALAVDFRSIGFRECLTEVIRYLGVLEGPSSRADPVRIRLLSHLNSYAAEMEPSPTPAGPLAFPAWPWSFFHSCPGLSAPSSQLTVLGRVPGPILPSASSLVYPIPALRTTPVRRAAGTVLPARRHVLPSRGASSTRRARPLERPAAPLPVAPNIRAARSSHMAPLVRSSSPVLPGILGSPAYVGVPAPRPSSPGAAGRPAGAVLCHSWVSEITEIGAF; encoded by the exons CCAGATGGCCAGGCCGCTGTCCACCCCGAGCCCTTCGCAGATGCAAGCTAGGAAGAAACGCAGAGGG ATTATAGAGAAACGGCGCCGGGACCGCATCAACAGCAGCCTTTCTGAACTGCGACGCTTGGTCCCCACTGCCTTTGAGAAACAG GGCTCCTCCAAGCTGGAGAAGGCCGAGGTCCTGCAGATGACAGTGGATCACTTGAAAATGCTCCACGCCACTGGTGGGACAG GATTCTTTGATGCCCGAGCCCTGGCAGTTGATTTCCGGAGCATCGGTTTTCGCGAGTGCCTCACCGAGGTCATCAGGTACCTGGGGGTGCTGGAAGGGCCGAGCAGCCGTGCAGACCCTGTCCGGATTCGTCTTCTCTCACACCTCAACAGCTACGCAGCTGAGATGGAGCCTTCTCCCACGCCCGCTGGCCCCCTGGCCTTCCCTGCCTGGCCCTGGTCCTTCTTCCATAGCTGTCCAGGGCTGTCAGCCCCCAGCAGCCAGCTCACCGTCCTGGGAAGAGTGCCCGGTCCCATCCTCCCCAGCGCCTCCTCTCTGGTCTACCCCATCCCCGCCCTCCGAACCACTCCCGTGCGCAGAGCCGCTGGTACTGTCCTGCCAGCCCGGAGGCATGTGCTGCCCAGTCGAGGGGCATCTTCTACCCGGAGGGCCCGCCCCCTGGAGAGGcctgctgcccccctccccgtggCCCCCAACATCAGGGCTGCCAGGAGCAGCCACATGGCACCCCTCGTGCGATCTTCTTCCCCCGTGCTCCCTGGCATCCTGGGGTCCCCTGCTTATGTGGGTGTTCCTGCCCCCAGGCCTTCTTccccaggggctgctgggaggccAGCAGGAGCTGTGCTCTGCCACTCCTGGGTCTCTGAAATCACTGAAATCGGGGCTTTCTGA